Below is a window of Triticum urartu cultivar G1812 unplaced genomic scaffold, Tu2.1 TuUngrouped_contig_6959, whole genome shotgun sequence DNA.
CCCCAGCTACTCCAACAGCTAATTCATCCTGAGTTCCTGACCCATTTATTCAAGTCCCACAAGTACGTACATGACGGATGGATGCGTCAGTAGCACTTGTTGGGGTTGCTGGGGCGGAAGAAGAAGTTGCCGACGGAGTAGAGCGCCTGCAGGCCATCGCCGTGCTTGACGAAGGAGTCGAACTTGAGCGGCAGCCCCTCGCCGGCAGCGGGTTCGTCGACGAGGCCGCACGCGGTCGACGACGAGCTCTCCGCGTACACCTTGCACTCGTCGTTGGTGAAGGACGCCATCTGCGCCGACTGGATGACAAAGTAGCCGCCGTGCCCCGATGCCCCTTGCACCTTCTTCAGCCGCCCCGGGCCGTGCCGGCACTGCAGGTACACCTCCACGCCTACATGCACAAACACACACAACGTATATGTTTCATCGATGCCAGAATGAAGGAGCGTGCACATGGGATGCGGAAGTAGTTAAAGAATTCATAGGTTGGGGTTGTTAGGGCTGACCTTTGAGTGGGGAGGCGTCCATGTTGGCATTGTAGCCGATGTACCTGCAGGTCTTGCACCAGACCATGCCCTGCACGCCGATGGTGAAGTTCACTGGCGCAT
It encodes the following:
- the LOC125531322 gene encoding non-classical arabinogalactan protein 31-like, with translation MAGLVLAKCLLLFSLSAALLSLLGTGASAIGLPQPHAPVNFTIGVQGMVWCKTCRYIGYNANMDASPLKGVEVYLQCRHGPGRLKKVQGASGHGGYFVIQSAQMASFTNDECKVYAESSSSTACGLVDEPAAGEGLPLKFDSFVKHGDGLQALYSVGNFFFRPSNPNKCY